The Acidimicrobiales bacterium genomic sequence TCCTCGACCTGGTTGCGCACCGCCTCGAGGCTGATGCCGAGCGACTCGAGTGCCTTCGCGGCAACTCCCTCGCCCTCGTGGATCAGTCCGAGAAGGATGTGCTCCGTCCCGATGTAGTTGTGATTGAGCAGACGCGCTTCCTCCTGCGCCAGCACCACCACTCGTCGAGCCCTGTCGGTGAACCGCTCGAACATCGGTATTTCCCTCCCACATCTGGGTCGTCCAAGTGAGTGTACCGGGGTGACTCGGCCTGAAACGGTCGAATCCGGCAACTACTCTCGTCACCATCGGCAGGTCGGTGGTCCACGTGAACCCCCCCACTGCGTCTCCACTGCGTCGTGGGCGGTGTTTTTCACGTAGCCTCACGACGTGGCTGCGTCTCCACTCGCCATCCTCCCGAGCATGGAAGCCGACCTCGATCGGGTCGAGCAGGAACTGTTGCGCGTCGTCGCCTCCGACGGCGACTTCCTCACCGAAGTCGCCAGTCACCTGATCCTCGCCGGCGGGAAGCGGGTCCGGCCCGGCTTCTCGATCGCCGCATCATCGGTGCTCGACCCCACCGGCTCGGCCGCCACGATCGACGTGATCCGCGGCGGTTGTGCCGTCGAACTGGTCCACATCGGCTCGCTCTACCACGACGACGTCATGGACGAAGCCACCAGTCGACGCAGCGTCAAGAGCGTCAACGCCCAGTGGGGCAACCTGCGGGCCATCCTCGCAGGCGACTACCTCCTCGGTCGGTCGTCGGAGATCGCCGCGGGCCTCGGCACCGAAGTGGCCGGCATTCTCGCCACCACCATCACCGAGCTGTGCGAGGGCCAGATCCTCGAACTCGAGTCGGCCTACGAGCCCGATCGCACCATCGACACCTACGAGCGGTCGATCTCGGGCAAGACCGCCTCGCTCCTGGCCACGGCCTGCCGCATCGGGGCGATCGTCGGCGACCTGCCCCGCCCGGTGGTCGAGGCGATGACCGAGTTCGGCGCCGCCTACGGCATGGCGTTCCAGATCGTCGACGACATCCTCGACATCATCGCCACCGACGAGCAGATCGGAAAGCCCGCCGGCAACGATCTCATCGAGGGGATCTACACCCTGCCGGTCATCCACGCCCTCGGCGAACCGGCCATCGCCGCCGAGCTGCGACCACTGCTGACGCCCGACATCACGATCGCCGATCGCGACCGGGCCCGCGAGCTCGTGCGCCGCAGCGACGGTGTACGTCTCTCGCTCGACGCGGCCCAGTCCTGGGCCGACAAGGCCGCCGCCACGCTCACCGATCTGCCCGACACACCGGGTGCCCGGGCGCTGCGCGCCGCCGCCGATCACCTGATCGAACGAGCCGCCGCCCCTCTCGGCCGCAAGCGCTTCAGCCGCAAGCCCCGCTGACCCTCACCCCAACCGTTCTCGGTGGAGTTGACCACCGCAGAGGTGGCTAGTCCGCCTCAATTTCGGGGGGTTCGGGGGGTTCGGGGCGCAGGGTGGGGAACAGGACCACGTCGCGGATGGTGGTGGTACCGGTGAGGAGCATGATCAGACGATCGATGCCGATGCCGAGACCGGCGGTGCCGGGCAGGCCGTACTCGAGCGCCCGCAGATAGTCCTCGTCGACGACCATCGCCTCGTCGTCGCCCGCCGCGCCCTCGGCCTCCTGGGCCTCGAAACGTTCCCGTTGCACCACGGGGTCGGTGAGCTCGGAGAAGCCGTTGCACAGTTCACGACCGGCGACGATGGCCTCGAAGCGCTCGGTGTAACCGGGACGTTCCCGGTGCTCGCGCGACAACGGCGACACTTCGACCGGATAGTCGGTGACGAAGATCGGACCCCACAGCTCGGACTCGGTGGTCTTCTCGTAGATCTCGAGGATCAGCTTGCCCGGGCCGTAGTGGTCCTTCACCTCGACGCCGAACTTCTCGCACAGGGCGCGCAGCTCGTCGATCGGCGTGTCGAGGCTCACCTCGACGCCGGCGTGTTCGAGGATCAGCTCGTCCATCGTGGCCCGTCGCCAGGGAGTCGACAGGTCGACGTCGCGACCGTCGTAGTCGATCGTGGTGGTGCCGATGACCTCGGTGGCGGCAGCCGCCACGAGCTCCTCGGTGAGCGTCATCATGTCGTGGTGGTCGTGGTAGGCCCAGTAGAGCTCGAGCATCGTGAACTCGGGGTTGTGCCGGGTCGACATGCCCTCGTTGCGGAACACCCGACCGATCTCGAAGACCCGTTCCATGCCGCCGACCACGAGGCGCTTCAGGTAGAGCTCGGGGGCGATGCGCAGGTACAGCTCGGTGTCGAGCGCGTTGTGGTGGGTCGTGAACGGCTTGGCCAGCGCGCCACCGGGTATCGGGTGCAGCATCGGGGTCTCGACCTCGATGAAGTCGCGCTCGCCGAGCCAGCGTCGGATCGAGGCGACGATGGCCGACCGCTGCCGGAACGCCGTGCGCGCTTCGTCGGTGACCCACAGGTCGACATAGCGCTGGCGGTAGCGGACGTCGGGGTCGCTGATGCCGTGCCACTTGTCGGGGAACGAGCGCTGCGCCGGGGCCAGCACCGTCCACTCGTCGACGCGCACCGAGAGCTCGCCACGCTTGGTGTTCATCACGATGCCGGTGACCAGAATCCAGTCGCCGATGGACAGACCGGTGAAACCGTCGAAGTCGGGTGTGCGCTTCGCCATCGCGAAGAGCTGGATGCGGCCAGTCGGGTCCTGGAGCACACCGAACGCGAGCTTGCCCTGATCGCGCCGCAGCATGAGACGACCGGCGATGGACACGACGACGTCGGTCTCGGCCCCCGCCTCGAGATCGGCATGGTCGTGAATGATCTGCGCGGTCGTGGCAGTGACGTCGGCGCGGTACGGGACGGGATCGGTCATCGTTCGTTTCGTTGGTGGACGATCCGGAGACCGTGGAGGGTGAGGAACGGTTCGACGTGTTCGATCGAGTTGGCGACCGGGGAGATGAGGTGGGCGAGACCGCCGGTGGCGACCACGTTGATGTCACCGAGTTCGCCTCGGAAGCGCTCGACCATGCCGTCGATCATCGCCGCGAATCCATAGACGGCGCCCGACTGGATCGACTCGACGGTGGACTTGCCGATGACACTGCGGGGTTCGACCAACTCGATGGCTCGCAGCTGCGCCGCCCGTCCGAACAGCGCGTCGAGGCTGACCTCGATGCCGGGCGCGATCGCCCCGCCGAGGAACTCGCCGTCGGCCGAGATCACGTCGAAGTTGTTGCCGGTGCCGAAATCGACCACCACGGTGGGGCCGCCGTAGAGGTCGTGGGCGGCGATCGCGTTGGCAATCCGGTCGGCGCCGACCTCCTTGGGGTTGTCGTAGAGGATCGGCATGCCGGTCTTCACTCCGGGCTCGATCACGATCGGATCGAACGACAGGTAGCGGGCCACCATCTGGCGCAGGTTCGCGAGGATGCGCGGCACGCCGGAACAGATGGCCACGCCGATCAGGTCGTGTTCGAGGTCGACGTCGGCGGTGTCGAGCAGCGAGCGGATGGCGATCGCGTACTCATCGGACGTGCGGGCCGGATCGGTCGAGAGTCGCCAGTGGTCGACGAGACCGACACCCGCCCCGTCGCCCGACTCGCTCTCGAGGTCGTAGAGGCCCAGCACGTTCTGCGTGTTGCCGACGTCGATCGTGAGAAGCACGCCGAAACGCTACCGGGTCAGCCCAGGCCTCGTGAATCCTGTTTCAGGGCGAGGTCGACCGACACTGCGGATGCCACCACGAGGCTGCGCAGCGGCTCCTCGAGCGGACGGTGGATCTGCAGCACATAGTTGTCGGCGGTCGTGAACATGGTCTTGGCCAGGCCTTCCCAGGTCTTGGTGATCCGGGCGACCTCGTTGCCCTCGGCGTCCTGCAGGTTGAAGTTCCAGGCCCGCCAGTTCTCGCCGTTGAGCGTGCCGATCTCGCCCTGCGGACCCTCGAGGGAGAAGCGGATCTTGCCGATCATGTTCTTCTGCACGATCGACCCCACCGGATTGCCCGACGCGTCGGCGACGTGCACCTTCGACTTCGCGAACTTGGCCGGCCGGGTGACGGTGAGTTGCACCGCGCCGCCGGCGTCGACGAGCTGCAGCGAATGGGTCATGAACTGATCGAGGCTGCTGACGAACCGGGCGACCTTCTTCAGGTTCGACTGACCGACCTGGCGGATGGCGCCGATCTGGGTGCCGTGCTGGTCGAAGACCGCATACTCGGTGTTGATCTCGAGCAGCTTGGCCTTCTGGTTCACCACCAGGACGGGCTCGCTGAACATCGTGCCGCCGCCCGCGCCGGCCGAGACCACACCGGCCTTCTCCGCCACCTGGCGTTGGATCTTCTCGGTGCTCATGCCGGTCGTGGGAACTGCGCCCGGCCCGGCCAGCGGCTCGACGGACTGGCGTCCGTGGTCCGAGACGTGCTCGGTCCACTCGGTACCGTCGTGATAGCGCAGCTCGTGCTTCCCGCCCGGATCGGGATACCAGTCGGCCTTGTAGTCGGTCATGTTCCCGAGGATACGCAGGCGGGAGCGATCAGTTCCCGACGGTGGCGCCCAGATTGTCGATCAGCCGGGCCTTGCTGAACCTCACCGCCACCAGCAGTCGGACCTCGCCGGTCAAGGGGCCGGCGGCCACGAGCGAGTCGGCCGGCACCGCGGCGACATAGTCCGGCGCTCCGAGGGACGCCTCGGCGAGCACGCCGCGCATCACCGCCTCGACGGCGGCCGGGTCGCGCTCCCCCGCGTCGATCGCGTCGAAGCCCGCGCCGAGCGCTCGTCGCAGCGTGGGCGCCTGGGCCCGCTCCTCGGCGGAGAGGTAGACGTTGCGGCTCGACATCGCGAGACCGTCGGGCTCCCGCACGATCGGACACGGCACGACCTCGACGGGCATGCTCAGGTCGTCGACCATCCGGGTCACCACGGCCACCTGCTGCCAATCCTTCGCCCCGAAGTAGGCCCGGCACGGACCGACGATCGCGAAGAGCTTCGCGACGACCGTGGCGACGCCCGCGAAGTGGGTCGGCCGATGCTCCCCTTCGAGGGGCGCGGCGACGCCGGGGACCGTGACCACGGTGTCGATCGGTCGGGGATACATCTCGTCGACCGCTGGCGCGAACACATAGTCGACCCCCGCCCCCTCGCATCGGCGCCGATCGGCGTCGAAGTCGCGTGGATAGTCGGCCAGGTCCTCGCCCTCGGCGAACTGGAGCGGGTTCACGAAGATCGACACCACGGTGCGGTCGTTGGCGGCGACCGATGCCTCGATGAGTGACTCGTGACCGTCGTGCAGGTAGCCCATCGTGGGGACGAACCCGACGGCACCGCCCGCGGCGCGATCACCATCGAGCACCATGCGAAGTTCGGCGATCGTGCGGAGGACCTGCATTGCTATCCCTCGAGTGGTTGCGGACGTCCGGCCAGCCGACGGGCAGCCGCGGCCAGTGCTTCATAGCCGGTGCGCTCGTCATCGCCCAACGCGGCGAGGTGTCGCCGGATGGTGGCCTCGTCACCCCGGGCGGCCGGTCCCGTGAGCGCGGCGGCCGGGCCGAGGGCTCGCACGTTGGCGAGTGACCCGTCGGCCAGATCAAGCAGCGCGTCGAAGGGCACACCGATACCGGCGGCGATCACTTCGACCTGCCCGAGCAGGGCCACGAGATGATTGGAGGCCACCACTGCGGCTGCGTGATAGCGCGCCCGGTCGGCGTCGGCGACGGTGAACGACCGCCCCGCGAGCGCGTCGACGATCTGCTGGACGGCCTCGTCGCCCGCCGTGGCGAACCAGGCCCCGACGAGCCGGGCCGCCCCGGTCTGCGGGTCGGGAAGCGCCACGAGCGGGTGCAGCGCACCCACCCGCCGGCGGTCGCCGAGCTCGCCGAGTCCGCGTGATCCGGCGAGGTGCACGACCAGCGCGTCGGTGTGGGGCAGCGCCGACGCGACCTCGGCGATCACGTCATCAGGCGTGGCGATCACGACCATGTCCGCGTCGCGCCCGGCCGGACCGAGGTCCTCGCCACGGCCGAAATACCTCGGTTCGGGCCAGCCCGCGTCCTGCAGCGCGATACCGAGCGAACGACCGGCCCGCCCCGGTCCGACGATGTGGATCTGCACCCATTCACGGTAACCGGTGGTCATCGACGGATGGTCCGTTCGAATCATCAGGCCCGGCTCGGGCGCCGCCGATGGAACTACATGGGGACAGCACGACGGCCCCGCGACCGGTTTCGCGACGCATTCACGATTCGACGTCGTCTTCTCGCGTTCGGCGTGACCGCGATCGCCTTCGCCGGTTGGGCGTCGTGGAGTTCGATCCAGGCCCTGCAGACCTCCGGTGCGGCCACCGAGGACGCCGCTGCGCTCGCCAGCCTCCAGACCTTCCACCAGGACTCGGTGATCCAGCTCTCGATCATGCAGAGCGCCGTACTCGAATCGGTGCTCGCCGCCCAGGGAGTGACGGCTCGCACCCCCGCCGAGGTCCGGGCCGACCTCGACGATGCGGCCGATGCGCTCACCCGGAACGAGGAGGCGATCTCGGCCCTCGATCCGGCGGTCTCGCCGGGGCTCGCGCTTCCCGATGTGGAGCTCGCCACGGCGCGCTACGTGGAGGACGCCGCTCGTCTCAGTGCGCTCGCGGCCGACGATCAGGCCACTGCCGTCACCCGGCTCGACGCCTTCCTCACGACGGCCGAGCCCCTCTTCGCCGACATGGCCGAGATCACCTCGATCACTTCAGGCGCGGCCGAGCGTGCCGCGATCACGGCCGAGAACGCCGAGCAGTCGGCGACGGACGGCATCCTCGTCACGTCGGCCTTCGGCACGGCGATGATCATCGCCATCACGGCACTGGTGGCCTACTCGATCGCCAAGCAGCTCCGACAGCTCTCCAAGATCGCTCGTGCCATGGCCGCCGGCGAGCTCCACGTGCGCAACGAGATCCGCAGCGCGGACGAGCTCGGCGGACTGGCCCGGAGCTTCGACGCGATGGCCGACAGTTTCGAAGACCTCGTCGGGAAGCTCGAGCGCGAGGCATCGCAGGATGCGTTCCGTCGCCAACTGTTCGACGCCTTCGACATGGCCGCCGATGACAGCGACGTCCAGCACATCGTCGAGGAGGCCATGGTGCTCATCGGCGAGCACCCGAGCGAGATGCTCCTCTCGGACTCGAGCAAACACCACGTGACACAGGCCGTCACTCATCCCGAAGCCGGTGCACCCGACTGCCCCGTCGGTTCCACGGGACAGTGCGTCGCCGTCCGCCGCGGGCACCGCCTCGTGTTCGAATCCAGCAACGCAATCGATGCGTGCCCTCACCTCAAGCGGCGCGGGGAACCGTGTTCGGCGGTCTGCGTGCCCGTGACGTTCAACGGACAGGCGATGGGAGTGATCCACGCGACCGGTCCGGACGGCGAGAAGCCCGACGCACTCACCGTCGACCGTCTCGCGGCGCTGGCCAGCCAGACCGGGGCGCGGCTGGGCACCATCCATGCATTCCAGGGTGCTCGAGAACAGGCATCGATCGACGGGTTGACCGGGCTAGTGAATCGGCGGACGCTGGAGAACGAGGCTCGCGCCTTCGCCGCCGCCGACATGGACTACGCCGTCATCATGTGCGACCTCGACCACTTCAAGAACCTCAACGACCACTATGGCCACGAAATGGGGGACCGGGCTCTGCGGCTCTTCGGTCAGGTCCTGCGGTCGAGTGTGCGGGAGGGCGATGTCGCTGCCCGCCTCGGCGGTGAGGAATTCGTCCTGCTCCAGCCACGGATGACCGCCGTCGACGCAGTGGCCACGATCGAACGGATCCAGCTCTCGCTGGCCGCCCGTCTCGGGGTCAGCGACGGTCCGAGCTTCACGTCGAGCTTCGGCGTGAGCGACACACTGATGGCGCCCGGTTTCGATGCGGCGCTGCGGGTCGCCGACGCCGGCCTGCTGGCCGCCAAGGATCAGGGGCGCAACTGTTGGGTCATGGGCGACCCCGAGATGGCCAACGAGCTCGCGGGCCGCGGTCGGCCCCGGGGTTCGGCCGGCGATCTGATGACGTCGCCCCACGGCCCTACCGTGCTGCCCGAGCGCATCTGACGCCCGGCCCGCATCAGAGCTCGGCGAGCTCGCCCACGTTGGCGATCTCGTCGGCGGCCGCCACCGCGGCGACGTCGTATCCCTCGGGGAGCAAGTCGGCGCCCACG encodes the following:
- a CDS encoding polyprenyl synthetase family protein, coding for MAASPLAILPSMEADLDRVEQELLRVVASDGDFLTEVASHLILAGGKRVRPGFSIAASSVLDPTGSAATIDVIRGGCAVELVHIGSLYHDDVMDEATSRRSVKSVNAQWGNLRAILAGDYLLGRSSEIAAGLGTEVAGILATTITELCEGQILELESAYEPDRTIDTYERSISGKTASLLATACRIGAIVGDLPRPVVEAMTEFGAAYGMAFQIVDDILDIIATDEQIGKPAGNDLIEGIYTLPVIHALGEPAIAAELRPLLTPDITIADRDRARELVRRSDGVRLSLDAAQSWADKAAATLTDLPDTPGARALRAAADHLIERAAAPLGRKRFSRKPR
- the lysS gene encoding lysine--tRNA ligase gives rise to the protein MTDPVPYRADVTATTAQIIHDHADLEAGAETDVVVSIAGRLMLRRDQGKLAFGVLQDPTGRIQLFAMAKRTPDFDGFTGLSIGDWILVTGIVMNTKRGELSVRVDEWTVLAPAQRSFPDKWHGISDPDVRYRQRYVDLWVTDEARTAFRQRSAIVASIRRWLGERDFIEVETPMLHPIPGGALAKPFTTHHNALDTELYLRIAPELYLKRLVVGGMERVFEIGRVFRNEGMSTRHNPEFTMLELYWAYHDHHDMMTLTEELVAAAATEVIGTTTIDYDGRDVDLSTPWRRATMDELILEHAGVEVSLDTPIDELRALCEKFGVEVKDHYGPGKLILEIYEKTTESELWGPIFVTDYPVEVSPLSREHRERPGYTERFEAIVAGRELCNGFSELTDPVVQRERFEAQEAEGAAGDDEAMVVDEDYLRALEYGLPGTAGLGIGIDRLIMLLTGTTTIRDVVLFPTLRPEPPEPPEIEAD
- a CDS encoding type III pantothenate kinase translates to MLLTIDVGNTQNVLGLYDLESESGDGAGVGLVDHWRLSTDPARTSDEYAIAIRSLLDTADVDLEHDLIGVAICSGVPRILANLRQMVARYLSFDPIVIEPGVKTGMPILYDNPKEVGADRIANAIAAHDLYGGPTVVVDFGTGNNFDVISADGEFLGGAIAPGIEVSLDALFGRAAQLRAIELVEPRSVIGKSTVESIQSGAVYGFAAMIDGMVERFRGELGDINVVATGGLAHLISPVANSIEHVEPFLTLHGLRIVHQRNER
- a CDS encoding phospholipid scramblase-related protein; amino-acid sequence: MTDYKADWYPDPGGKHELRYHDGTEWTEHVSDHGRQSVEPLAGPGAVPTTGMSTEKIQRQVAEKAGVVSAGAGGGTMFSEPVLVVNQKAKLLEINTEYAVFDQHGTQIGAIRQVGQSNLKKVARFVSSLDQFMTHSLQLVDAGGAVQLTVTRPAKFAKSKVHVADASGNPVGSIVQKNMIGKIRFSLEGPQGEIGTLNGENWRAWNFNLQDAEGNEVARITKTWEGLAKTMFTTADNYVLQIHRPLEEPLRSLVVASAVSVDLALKQDSRGLG
- the panC gene encoding pantoate--beta-alanine ligase — its product is MQVLRTIAELRMVLDGDRAAGGAVGFVPTMGYLHDGHESLIEASVAANDRTVVSIFVNPLQFAEGEDLADYPRDFDADRRRCEGAGVDYVFAPAVDEMYPRPIDTVVTVPGVAAPLEGEHRPTHFAGVATVVAKLFAIVGPCRAYFGAKDWQQVAVVTRMVDDLSMPVEVVPCPIVREPDGLAMSSRNVYLSAEERAQAPTLRRALGAGFDAIDAGERDPAAVEAVMRGVLAEASLGAPDYVAAVPADSLVAAGPLTGEVRLLVAVRFSKARLIDNLGATVGN
- a CDS encoding DUF2520 domain-containing protein, giving the protein MTTGYREWVQIHIVGPGRAGRSLGIALQDAGWPEPRYFGRGEDLGPAGRDADMVVIATPDDVIAEVASALPHTDALVVHLAGSRGLGELGDRRRVGALHPLVALPDPQTGAARLVGAWFATAGDEAVQQIVDALAGRSFTVADADRARYHAAAVVASNHLVALLGQVEVIAAGIGVPFDALLDLADGSLANVRALGPAAALTGPAARGDEATIRRHLAALGDDERTGYEALAAAARRLAGRPQPLEG
- a CDS encoding diguanylate cyclase, with protein sequence MTAIAFAGWASWSSIQALQTSGAATEDAAALASLQTFHQDSVIQLSIMQSAVLESVLAAQGVTARTPAEVRADLDDAADALTRNEEAISALDPAVSPGLALPDVELATARYVEDAARLSALAADDQATAVTRLDAFLTTAEPLFADMAEITSITSGAAERAAITAENAEQSATDGILVTSAFGTAMIIAITALVAYSIAKQLRQLSKIARAMAAGELHVRNEIRSADELGGLARSFDAMADSFEDLVGKLEREASQDAFRRQLFDAFDMAADDSDVQHIVEEAMVLIGEHPSEMLLSDSSKHHVTQAVTHPEAGAPDCPVGSTGQCVAVRRGHRLVFESSNAIDACPHLKRRGEPCSAVCVPVTFNGQAMGVIHATGPDGEKPDALTVDRLAALASQTGARLGTIHAFQGAREQASIDGLTGLVNRRTLENEARAFAAADMDYAVIMCDLDHFKNLNDHYGHEMGDRALRLFGQVLRSSVREGDVAARLGGEEFVLLQPRMTAVDAVATIERIQLSLAARLGVSDGPSFTSSFGVSDTLMAPGFDAALRVADAGLLAAKDQGRNCWVMGDPEMANELAGRGRPRGSAGDLMTSPHGPTVLPERI